The Herbaspirillum sp. DW155 genomic interval ATTGCATCATTACCGATACCCATGTCACGCCCGCCTCAGTCCATGACAGTCAACCTTATCTGGCACGCCTGGATCGTCAGCGCCAGACGTTCGGATTTGATGTACAGGCCGTTGGCCTGGATGCTGGCTATTTCACACCGGCCGTCTGCCAGGGACTGGAGAATCGCGAGATCAGCGGCGTGATGGGCTACCGCACACCCAACCACAAGCCGGGGACATTCTTTAAACGGGCGTATGAGTACGATGCTTATCGGGACGAATACATCTGCCCGCAGGGTCAGCCCTTGCACTACAGCACCACCAATCGGCAGGGGTATCGGGAATACAAATCCAAGCCTGAACAATGCCGGGGCTGCAAGGTACGCGAGCAATGCACCAATAGCGCCAATGCGGTCAAGGTGGTGACGCGCCATGTGTGGGAGCGCTCCAAGGAGAAGGTGGATGATCGGCGTCGTACCGAATGGGGCAAGCGCATCTATGCCAGACGCAAGGAAACGGTAGAACGCAGTTTCGCCGACGCCAAGCAATTGCACGGACATCGCTATGCCCGCATGCGCGGCTTGCGCAAGGTCGCCGAGCAGTGCTTGTTGGCGGCGGCGGCCCAGAACATGAAGAAGATTGCCCTGCTGGTGGCGCGCTTGCGCGCGCTTTTACCGGGCTTGAACGCCTATGCCAGCGTACAAAAGTGGCTACAGAGAAAAATGAGCGCCTTGCTTAGCTTCTGCGCCATTGACCATCTGCAAATTACCTGCGCCTGAAAAACAAAACCCCGTGTTCGAAAACACGGGGTTCGTCATCAACCTGAGCCGGCATTGCCGGCTTTTTTTCATCCTCGTCCGCTCTTATTCCGGCAAGTCGAACACGGCGATGGATTCAACGTGGGCCGTATGCGGGAACATGTTCACCACACCGGCATACTTGAGGGCATATCCGCCCAGATGCACCAGCATGCCGGCGTCGCGCGCCAGCGTAGCCGGGTTGCAGGACACATAGACGATGCGCTTGGGCTTCAGGTGTTGCTGTTCCGGCGGCAATTCCACCAGCGCCTTGCAGACCTCCATGGCGCCCTCGCGCGGCGGGTCGATCAGCATGCGGTCGAACTTGCCCAGCGCCACGAAATCCTCAGGCTTGGCTTCGAACAGGTTGCGGCAATAGAAACTGGTCTTGGCATCCACGCCATTGACCTTGGCGTTGTCCAGCGCGCGTTCCGTCAGGGCCGTGCTGCCCTCAATCCCCACCACCTCGCGCGCCAGCGTGGCGATGGGCAGCGTGAAGTTGCCCAGGCCGCAGAACAGGTCGGCCACGCGATCGTGCGGCTGCACATCCAGCAAACGTAGTGCACGAGCCACCAGCACGCGGTTGATCTGGTGGTTCACCTGGGTGAAGTCGGTCGGCTTGAACGGCATGCGGATGCCGAACTCAGGCAAGGTGTATTGCAAGCGCGACTCGGCCGGATAGTAAGGTGCTGCCGTATCCGGGCCCTTGGTCTGCAACCACCATTCGATCTTGTGCTCGTCGGCAAAGGTCTTGAGCAGGGACTCATCGGCTGCGCTCAGCGCCTCCATGATGCGCAACACCAGCACCGTGACCTTGTTGCCGTCATCGCCCTCGCCCACGGCCAGCTCAATCTGCGGCATGCGGTCACGGATCGACAGCGCCGCCACCAGCTCACGCAACGGCACCAGCATGGCCGAGACATTGGGCGGCAGAATTTCACAAGTCTTCATATCGGCGATGAAGGATGAGCGCTTTTCGTGGAAGCCCACCAGCACTCCGCCCTTCTTGGCCACGTGGCGCACCGAAATACGGGCGCGATAGCGATAACCCCAGGTCGGCCCGTAGATGGGACGCAGCATCACCTCGGCCTTGGTCTTGCCCAGGTGCCAGAGGTTGTCTTCCAGCACGCGCTGCTTCATGGCGACCTGGGCCGAGGGCTCCAGATGCTGCATGGCGCAGCCGCCGCAGGTGCCGAAATAGTCACATTTGGGCTTCACGCGCAGCGAAGAATCGCGGTGCAGCGTGGTCATCACGCCGGCTTCCCACTTGGGCTTCTTGCGATAGGACGCAAAACTGACGCGTTCGCCCGGCAGCGCGCCTTCGACGAAGATGACCTTGCCTTGCGTGCCATCCTCGTTCTCGAGATGACCAACGCCGCGCCCGTCCATGTCGAGCGACTTGATTTCAATGATGATGTCTTGTTGCATGAGGGAAACCACAGGGTAGGACCGAAGCCCGCTGCCGAAAACAAAAGCGGTATTGTCCGCGATCCGGGACCGGGAGGGAAGCAGCAAGCGAGTCCGGGCGTGGCCGGCACGCAGAAAACCGCAGCAGTGGAGGCGCTAAGCCCTAGAACAAGGCATCCCGGCTCACGCCACGAGAGGCCAGCAGCCGCTTGAGCTTGACCAGGGCTTCCTGCTGCACCTGGCGCACACGCTCCCGCGTGATGCCCATTTCGCCGGCCAGTTGCTCCAGCGTCGAGGGATCATCGTTGTCCAGGCCGAAGCGCCGGGCCACGACGACGCGTTGCTTTTCAGACAAGCTCTTGAGCCATTCGCGGATCAGCAAGGCCATTTCCTGCCCCTCGGCCCGCGTATCGGGATGCTCCTCCACGGCACTGGGCAAGAGGTCCATCAGGCTGGCCTGGGGGTCGTTGTCCAGCGGCGTATCCAGCGAGGCGGCATGCTCGGACAGGGCAAGCACATCCTGTACCTCCTCGACCGGGCGGCCGACGAGGTGCGCGATGTCTTCCGCGCTGGCGTCTCTTCCGTCACGTTGCTGGGCCTCCAGGTGATACTTTGCGCGCAATATCTGGTTCAACTCGCGCACCATGTGCACGGGAAGCCGCACGGTACGGGCCTGATTCATGATGGCCCGCTCGATGCTCTGGCGGATCCACCAGGTGGCGTAGGTGGAGAAGCGGAAACCGCGCTCGGGCTCGAACTTGTCGATGGCGCGCATCAGGCCCAGGTTGCCTTCCTCGATCAGATCCAGCAGGGCCACGCCCCGGTTGATGTAGTGCTTGGCGATCGACACCACCAGCCGCAGGTTGTGCTCGATCATCTTCTGGCGCGCGATGAATTCGCCGGCCTTGGCCTGGGTCGCAAAGTGCAATTCCTCGGCAGCCGTCAGCAGCGGCTTGGCGCCGATCTTGTTGAGATAGTGCTGGGTGGTGTCGGTAGAGAGTTCGGCGGCGAGCACCTTCTTGAGCTCGTCCACGCCTTCGGCTGGCGCCGGCTCCTGGGGCTGGTCGGCGGCATCGCCGTCGATCACTTCCGGTTCGTCGATCTCATCAATGGGATCGTCCATGTCCTCTTCGCGAGGGTCCTGGTCTGGCAAGTGATCGCGGCGATTGCTTGTCATACGCTAGCGGGGCGGTAAGTATTTTGAAGGATCAACAGGTTTGCCCTGCTGACGGATCTCGAAGTGCAATTTAACGCTGTCGCTGTCGGATTTGCCCATTTCAGCGATCTTCTGTCCCTTGGTCACACTCTGGCCTTCCTTGACCAGAATGGTCTTGTTGTGGGCATAGGCCGACAACAGGTTGTTGGTGTGCTTGATGATCACCAGGTTGCCATAGCCGCGAATGCCGCTGCCGGCATACATGACCTTGCCCCCGGCGGCCGCCAGCACGGCCTGACCATCCTTGCCGGCGATGTCCACGCCCTTCTTGCCACCGTCAAAGGTGCCCACCACCTTGCCTTCGGCCGGCCACATCCAGGACACGCCTTCGTCGTCGCTGGCCACGGACTGGCTGGCGGCCGCCGGCTTGTCAGCCGCATGCGGCGCTTCCGGCTTGGCCGTGGCAGCCGGCGCCGCAGCGGGGGCGACGGCGGGCGCGGCATCGGGTTTTTCCAGTTCAGCCAGAGCGCCTTCGGAGTAGGCACGCTTGTCGCCACGCGGGCCGGTCTTGTTGCTGCCCGAGGCCATCGGCGCGGCTGCCGGTGCAGCAGCGCCAGGTGCACCCAGCGGCTTGACGTCCAGACCCGCACCCGGCGCGGCCACCACCGCAGCCGTCTGCGCCGGACCGGCACGATCCGGCGGCGCCACACGCAGCACCTGATCGACCTTGATGTCGTTCGGATTGGTCAGGTTGTTCCAGGCGACGATATCGCGCCAGTTCTGCCCGACGTCCAGGGCGATGCGATACAGGGTATCGCCCTTCTTGACGGTGTAATAGCCACGTCCCGAGGGAACCGGCGCGGCCGGCGCGGCAACAGCCTCAGCCGGCTTGGCGGTGCTGGTGGTGCGCTCGACGACGGGCGCCGGCTGCTGATTCGGTGTCGAGCCGCAGGCGGCCAGCAAACTGACGACACTGCCCAATACAGCCAAACGAATTTTCTTCATGCTCTTACGTTAGATTTTGTACGACGCTAGTTGACACGCAGCCAGCGCCAGAAGTTCATCAGGGAAATGCGGCCCCCTCGCCTGCCCATCCGCTCTTGTCATCGACCTGCGGCTTGGATGCTTGTGCTTGTTGCCGCCCGTCCCTGTTTCGATGATGCGTGGCGGACCTGATATCCACCGGTGCTGCTCGTTTCGTCCTGCACCTGCCGTGTCTTGCGGTCACACCGTTCCTGGCTTCAGGGGCACGAAATGGCATTGTTCCAACGTGCTACGCCGCCAGTCGCGCTGACCAACCCGTTCAATCAGCTCCAGTACTTGCTGGCGCTCGCCCACGGGGGCCACCAGCCGGCCGCCGATGGCCAGTTGCTCCAGCAGCGCCTGCGGCACTTCCAGCCCGGCCGCCGCCAGGATGATGCCATCGAAAGGCGCCACCTGCGGCAGGCCAAGCATACCATCTCCGTAATGCAAGCGGATGTTTGCCACGCGCAAGGGACGCAGATTGGTCTTGGCCAGTTCATGCAAGGGCTTGATGCGCTCAATGGAATACACCTCGCCCGCCACCCGCGACAGCACGGCAGCCTGGTAGCCGCAGCCGGTGCCGATCTCCAGCACCCGGTCCAGGCGGCCGCCATGGCGGTTCTGGCGCATCAGTTCAATCATGCGCGCCACGATGTAGGGCTGCGAAATGGTCTGGTGATGACCGATGGGCAGCGAGGCATCGATATAGGCCTGGCTGGCCAGTCCGGGTTCCACGAACATGTGGCGCGGCACCGCCTCCAGCGCGGCCAGCACCTTGGCATCGGCCACCCCCTGTTTGGCCACCCGCGCCACCATGGCCTTGCGTACCGCTTCGGAAGCCAGCGGCGAGGCGTGGTGCGAGGCATTGGTCTGGGTCACCGACATGACGTTCTTGACCGCAGTACGCGGCACCGGAGCAGCGCTCAGCAGCGGCTGGGCCGAGGCCAGCGGGGCGCGCGGTGCGGCCGGGGGCGGGCGCAGTGCCTGGGCCAGGCCCTGCTGGACCGGTTTCAAAGCTGCGCGCTGCGAGGACTGCGCCGCCGCGTTCTTGGCCGCCGTCTGGGTGGTGGCCTGGGGACGGCCCGCCGCATCGCGGCCGGCAGCGGCGGTCTTTTTCTTGTCGACCACCGAGGACAGGCTCAGCGGAAAGCGGCTGGGCTTGTCGCTCATGCAAGCGCTTTCTTGAGATTGTCCAGTTGCGCGGTATGGGTCAGATCGATCTGCAGCGGCGTGATGGACACGTAGCCATTGGCCGTCGCATGGAAATCGGTACCCTCCCCGCCGTCCTTGGCGGCCCCGGCCGGACCGATCCAGTAAAGGTCGCGGCCATGCGGGTCGGTCAGCTTGTGCACCGGCTCGGAGACGTGACGCTTGCCCAGGCGGGTAGCGACGCTGCCCTTGATCTGCCCATAGGGCAGATTGGGAATGTTGACGTTGAGCAGGTAAGGCTTGGGCAGGCTGTCGAAGCGGCGCTCCACGATCTCGCGGGCGATGCGGGCGGCCGCGTCCAGCTCCGCCCAGCCCTTGTGCAATTGGGAAAACGCAATGGAAGGGATGCCGAACAGAAAGCCCTCGGTGGCCGCCGCCACGGTCCCGGAATAGAGGGTATCGTCACCCATGTTCTGGCCCTGATTGATGCCGGAGACGATCAGGTCGGGCCGTTCCTTGAGCAGGCCGGTCAATGCCACATGGACACAATCGGAGGGCGTGCCATTGAGGTAGTAGAAGCCGTTGGCGGCTTGCTCCACCCACAGCGGACGATCCAGCGTCAGGGAATTGGAGCTGCCCGAGCGGTTGCTGTCGGGCGCCACCACGGTGATGTCGGCGATGGGTGCGAGTGCCTCGGCCAGGGCATTGATGCCGGGCGCAAGGTAGCCGTCGTCGTTGCTGATGAGGATTTTCATGGGCTGAATTTTAACCGAAGCCGGACCTTGGACAGCCCCTCCGCCAGACATTATCCTGCCCTGCTGTGCCGCCTATTCCTGCAGCGTCAGTTCCTGGTAGACATAGGCAGACAGCACCAGCTTGTCGCGCACGGTCAGTTGGCCGAATTCCACGCCGTACTGATGAAAATCCGCCTCGCCCAGCGACTTCACCGCCCGCAGCACCACCGGCAGCTCCAGCGGCAATTGCTGGTCTGCCACCGAGGCCACGAAGCGCAGCTTGCCGGTCACGCCCTTGCTGGCCGCGACCTTGCCCGACAGCGAGGTCGCTACCAGCGAGGCACCGGCCAGGCTCAGGTCGATCACGCTGGCCGCCAGTGGGGAGGCACCATCGACCGCCAGGTAGCCTTCGGCACCCACGGGCACGCGGGTGGCCTGGCGAATCACGGTGGAACGCACTTCCTTGGGTTGGGAAAGATGCAGGTAGACGAAGGGCGTCTGCTGGTACTTCAGCAATTGCGCGGCGAAAGCATAGGCACGTCGGCCGGTCAGGGCGCGCACCACGAAAGTCTGGCCCTCGCGCACGAACAGTTGCTTGCCCTCCTTTTGCGGCGCCGTGACCAGGATGCTGCGGTTGGGCAGACAGCCCACCAGCGAGACTGCATAGCGCTGGCTGGCATCATCGGCAAATTGCAGCCAGACGGTATCGCCGATCCGCCAGCGCACCTCGTCCAGCGCAATCACGCTTTCCTGGCCGCGCACGGCGGCGGCACGCTTCGCGGGCTTCTTGCCGCCATGTTTCTTGCGCAGCACGTCACGTGCCTGCGGCAAGGGGACCGATTCGGTATCGGGCTCGGCAATCCAGCGGGCATTGCGGTAAAGACCGTTCTCGATCAGGCCGGCCAGCTGATCCGGCGTATCGATGCGGGTACCACGCGCCAGCAGCAGCTTTCCGCCCTCGTTGTAGATCGGCCAGGGCGCGGGCCGGCCCAGGCTCAGTTCAGAGGCGCGCACCGGCACCAGAGACGTATGATCGGCCATCTCAACCCTCCGCTGCAGCGTCCTCGCCCGCGGCTGCAGCTGCAGCGGCACGGCGGGCATCCTGCTCGCGGAAGAAGGCCTGCACCACCTCCAGCTCGCGTGTGCGCTTGAAAGGCGGCAGGCTCTGCCAGATGCGGCGGCCGTAGTTCTTGGTGATGATGCGCGGATCGCAGATCATCAGCACGCCGCGATCGCCCTCATCACGGATCAGGCGCCCTGCGCCCTGCTTGAGGTTGATGATGGCTGCCGGCAGCTGATGGTGCACGAAACCGTTCAGGCCCTGCTTTTCCATCTCGCTGATGCGGGCGGCCAGCACCGGGTCGTCCGGGGGAGAAAACGGCAGCTTGTCGATGATGACCAGCGACAGCGCATCACCGCGCACATCCACGCCCTCCCAGAAACTCTGGCTACCGATCAGCACGCCGTTGCCGGCGGCGCGGAAGCGGTCCAGCAATTCGGTCCGTCCGGCTTCACCCTGGACGAACAGCGGGAAGTCATGGCCACGGGCCTTGAACTCGGTACGCAGACGCTCGGCGGCACGGTTGACCGCGCGCAGCGTAGTGCAGAGGAAGAAGCAGCGACCGCCTGCGGCCTCGATGGTCGGCAGCGCAGCGTCGATCACCGCATCGGTGTACTCGAAGGAATTGGGCTGCGGCAGGTTCTGCGGCACATACAGGAGACCCTGCTCACCGTAATTGAAGGGGCTGGGCCAGGACTGCGCCGGAGCATTCCACAAGCCCATCTGCGCGGCATAGTGATTGAAATCTTTCTTCACTGCCAGCGTTGCCGAAGTGAAGATCCAAGAGCGCGGCGTACCTTCACGCTGCTTGTTGAAGATGGGCGCGATCGACAGCGGTGTGCGGTGTAATTGCAGCGAAGACTGGAACGCTTCTATCCACAGCACGTAGAACGGCTTCTGGGCGGGCGCTTCTTCCTCCACATCACCCTCGCCTGCGCGCTGGGTCTCGGCGGGCTTGCTTGCCTTGGCAGCGGCTTGAGCCTGCATTTTGGCCAGCTCCTCGGGTGTGCCCCAGTTTTCCAGCTGGCGCAGCAATTCATTGGCGCGGTCACGGCACTGTTCGATGGTCTCGGCGCGCTCCGCCTGTTTTTCCAGCACGGCGATCATGCCATCCATGCAGTCCTTCAAGGTATCCAGCGCCGGGAAGAAGGTGCTGGAGGGCGCGATCTGGTTCAGCGCCAGGCGCACCGATTCCTCCGGAAACGCCAGCCGCAGGTCGCGCGCCGCGCGTTCCACGGGCGCGACCAGGCCTGCCCAGTCCGCGCCATCGCGGGCATGCGCCAGGCCTTCTGCGAGCACGTCGCGGCACAGTTCCAGGACCTGCGAGGTGGTAATGGTTTCGCCAAAGAAGAGCGTGGCCGTATCCGGCAACTGATGGGCCTCGTCGAAGATGACGGTATTGGCCGAGGGCAGCAGTTCGGCGATGCCGGTGTCCTTCAAGGCCACGTCGGCAAAGAACAGGTGATGGTTGACCACCACCACGTCGGCCTGTTGCGCCTCCTTGCGCGCCTTCATGACGAAGCAATCCTGGTAATACTGGCATTCGGCGCCGAAGCAGGTATCGCGCGTTGAAGTGACCAGATTCCATACCGAGGCCGTTTCCGGCACCCTGGTCAGCTCGGCCTTGTCGCCGGAGGAGGTGGATTTGACGAAGCGCGAGATCTCGCGCAGATAGCCCACATCCTCGCGCGCGGTCAGGCGGCCGTTCTGCAGCGTGCGCTCCAGATGGAAATGGCAGACGTAGTTGCTGCGCCCCTTGAGCAGTGCCACCGAAACAGGCGCATGCAAGGCCTTGCGCACGGTCGGGATGTCGCGATTGAACAGTTGATCCTGCAGGGTCTTGGTGCCGGTGGAGACGATGGTCTTGCCGCCCCACAGCAGGGCCGGGACCAGATAGGCAAAGGTCTTGCCTGTGCCGGTACCGGCCTCGGCGATCAGCGTGCCCTGGCTGGCAATGGCAGCGGCAATGGCCTTGGCCATTTCGGTCTGGGCGTGACGCGGACGATAGCTGCCGACCGCCCCGCCCAAGGGACCGCCGGCACCGAACAGGCGCTCGATCTCCGCATCATGGACACCAGGTTCTTCGGGTGCGGCGCCGTCCGCCCCGGCGGGAATGGTGCGGGCGCTGCTGTCGATGATGTCGGCGGGGGCTTCGGGAGCTGTCACTGCGGCAAACCTGTAGGAAAACACGTGCGGCGCAGGGGTGGACGACACCCGGGCTCTTTGCACGTCATTGGGAACAAGGCGCTATTTTACGCGGAGTCGGCGATGTACCCCCGACTCGCATGAAAGACTCCCTGCAGCGGACAGTCAGACTGCGGGACGGTCGCCTGCACGGGCAGGCGCACAGCGGGATTCAGGCGGGAATATCGGGGACCAGCTGCATCTTCAGCAGCGCGATGTGGTCCTTCAATTGCAGCTTGCGCTTCTTGAGGCGGCGCAGTTGCAGGTCTTCAGAACGGTCATCGCGGATGAGCATGTCGATCACGCTATCGAGATCACGATGCTCGACTTCGAGTTCGATGATGCGGCGCTGGATGTCTTCGCGAGGCGTACTGGTCATGATGGCGGCTGGTTGCTGATGTGCTTGCTAGTGTAATGCACCCGCTCGCGCACGCCAAATCGGCATGCACAAGCGGGAAGAAGGCCAGCGTGCGCCAGTTCAATTGGCCGCAGGTGTAGCCTGGGCCGGTTTCTGCTGCTGATCCTGCTGTTGCTGTTGCTGCTGTTGCTGCTGTTGCTGCTTCTGCTTGCGTTCGGCGCGCTCGCGTTCGTTTTCGGCCTTCTTGCGCTCCACTTCCTGGCGATGCTCTTCGGCCTCCTTGATGCGGCGCTGGCGTTCGGCCGCATTGGCAGCACGGGCGGGAGCGCCGGCAGCGTCCTCGGCCTTCTGGCGCTGTACCTCGGCGTCGTGCTGGCGCACGCGGTAATCGGCCGGCACGTTCTTGTTCTGGTCGATACGCTGTTGGACTTCGCTGTTCTTGGAGCGGCTTTCCTCGACCTTGCGCGCAGAATCGGCCTCCTTCTGCTTCTGGTCGGCCAGGCGGCGAGCGGAATCTTCCTGATCCTTGGCGCGCTGCTCGGCCAGGGAACGATCGCGGTCATCCACGGTGGCCTGGCGCTGATACACCTTGGCTTCATACTCCACTGCCTTGATGCCCTTTTCGGTCAGACGCTTGCGGTCTCTCGCGGCTTCCAGGCAGTCCGAGACCAGGAACTTGGGATAGCAGGCACGCTGATCCAGAATGTAGCGCAACTCGGCCGCCTGGCGTTCTTCGGCGGCCTCGTCCAGGGCCTTTTGCGCAGTTTCGTCGGATTTGATGGAACCGGCAGGATAACGCTGGGTAATCGGCGCACGGGCCTCGATTTCATCAAAACGCTCGCGGCTCATAGCCGGGGCCGGGGTGGCGGCCTGCGGGGCCGACGGAGCAGCCTGCTGCGCCGGGCTGGCCTGGTCCTCGGAAGCCTGCGCCTGGGCCTCGACCTGCCCAGGCTGGGCATCCGAGGCGGCGCTGGCCGACGCCTGCCCTTGCGCCGCGCAGGCACCGGTAACCAGGGCCAGCATCAGGCCGCACAGGGAAGTAGTGACGCCCTTGGCATCGGCAAAAAGACCTTGCATGGATTTCTTGTTCATCAAGTGGTTGTTCAGGAGAGGCTGTCGGCAATCGAGCGGCGATCCGCCTCCAGATATTCTTTCGACTGCATCTCAATGATACGTGAAACGGTACGGTGGAATTCGTTGGAGAGCGTGCCGACGGTGTAAAGCTCATCCGGCTCCACGGCGGCCGACATGATCAGCTTGACCTTGTGGTCATAGAAAACGTCGATCAGCCAGGTGAAGCGGCGCGCCTCCGAGGACATGGCCGCCGACATGCGCGGGATGCCCGACAGGATCACCGTCTGGAAGCGGCTGGCCAGTTCCAGGTAATCGTTCTGCGAGCGCGGGCCGCCGCACAGCGTGGCGAAGTCGAACCAGATCGCACTGCCTGCACGGCGCAGGGCACGGATCTCGCGGGCTTCGATGTGTACGCGCGGGTCTTCATCGGCGGCTTCGGCCACGGCGGCAAAGGCGCTGCGCAATTCTTCATCGGTCTTGGCGTTCAGGGGGGTGTGGTACACCTTCACCTGCTCCAGCACGCGCTTGCGGTAGTCGATGCCGGCGTCGATGTTCATGACGTCCAGCTTTTCCTTCAGCAGTGCGATGGTCGGCAGCATGCGGTCGCGGTGCAGGCCATCCGGATAGAGCGTGCTCGGCTCGTAGTTGGACGTCATCACGAAGGACACGCCGTGATCGAACAGGCCCTTCAAGAGGTTGTAGAGGATCATCGCATCGGCGATGTCGGAGACGTGGAACTCGTCGAAACAGATCAGCCGGTATTTCTTGGCAATGCGCTTGGCGACTTCATCGAGGGGGTCCGAGATTCCCTTCAATTCATCGAGCTGGCGATGCACATCGCGCATGAATTCGTGGAAGTGCAGGCGCGTCTTGCGCACCACCGGCACCACGGAATAGAAGCTGTCCATCAGGAAGGACTTGCCGCGCCCTACCCCGCCCCACATGTAGACGCCACGCGGCACGGCCGGGCGGCTGATCAGGCGCTTGAAGGTGGAGGCGCGCTGTGCCTTGTAGGCTACCCATTCCTCATAGGCGCGCTGCAGGCGCTCGATGGCGCGCAACTGCGCTTCATCAGGTTGATAACCGCGCTGGGACAGCGAGTGTTCGTAGAATTGACGGACATCCATGGTGTGGTCTTGTAAAACGACAATGGGCGAGCCAGGCTCGCCCATTGGGTTGGCATCTCAATGCGCACTATGCGGGCAACTCGGACGCGACCAGCCCCGAGGGCTGGCCAGGCGTCGGCGACCCGTATTGTCGCACCGATCGCGCATCAGAAGTTCAATGCGCGCTTGTCCACGGCCAGGGCCGCTTCCTTGGTTGCTTCGGACAGCGAGGGGTGAGCGTGGCAGATACGCGCGATGTCTTCGGACGAAGCGCGGAACTCCATCGCCACCACGGCTTCGGAAATCAGCTCGGAAGCCATCGGACCGACGATGTGCACGCCCAGGATCTCATCGGTCTTGGCATCGGCCAGGAACTTCACCATGCCCGAAGTATCGCCCAGCGCACGGGCGCGGCCGTTGGCCAGGAACGGGAAGGTACCGGCCTTGTACTGCACGCCTTCGGCCTTCAATTGCTGCTCGGTCTTGCCGACCCAGGCGATTTCCGGCGAGGTGTAGATGACCCAGGGAATGGTGTTGAAGTTGACATGACCGTGCTGGCCGGCGATACGCTCGGCCACGGCAACGCCTTCTTCCTCGGCCTTGTGGGCCAGCATCGGGCCGCGCACCACGTCACCCACCGCCCACACGTTGGGCAGGTTGGTCTTGCAGTCGCCGTCCACGGCGATGAAGCCGCGCTCGTCCAGCTTCAGGCCCACGCCTTCGGCGTTCAGGCCAATGGTGTTGGGGGTACGGCCGATCGAGATGATCAGCTTGTCGAATTCGCCGGTGTGGGCTTCGCCCTTGGCATCGGTGTATTCCACGGAGACGCTGTTCTTGCCGGTCTTGATGGTACCGATCTTCACTCCCAGGTTCACGGCCAGGCCCTGCTTGGTCAGCAGCTTCTGGGCTTCCTTGGCGATCTGTTCATCCACGGCACCAAGGAAGGTCGGCAGCGCTTCCAGCACGGTCACTTCCGCGCCCAGGCGACGCCAGACCGAACCCATTTCCAGGCCGATCACGCCGGCGCCAATCACGCCCAGCTTCTTCGGCACTTCGGTGATCGACAGTGCGCCGGTGTTGGAGAGGATCAGCTTTTCATCGAACTCGGCGCCCGGCAGTGCACGGGCGTTGGAACCGGTCGCCACGATCACGTGCTTGGCAGTGATGGTTTCTTCGGCGGCACCGGCGACCTTGATCTCGTAGCCATTGGCATCGCCCTTGACGAAGGAGCCACGGCCGTGGAAGAAGGCGACCTTGTTCTTCTTGAACAGGTACAGGATGCCGTCGTTGTTCTGCTTGACCACGGTGTTCTTGCGGCCCAGCATCTTTTCCAGGTTCAGGCCCAGGCCCTTGACTTCGATGCCGTGCTCGGCGAAGCCGTGGCTGGCGTGTTCATAGTGTTCGGAGGATTGCAGCAGCGCCTTGGAGGGGATGCAACCGACGTTGGTGCAAGTACCGCCCGGTGCGGGGCCGCCCTTTTCGTTCTTCCATTCGTCGATGCAGGCGGTGTTGAAGCCCAGTTGCGCTGCGCGGATGGCGGCGATGTAACCGCCGGGGCCGCCACCGATGACGACCACGTCAAAATTCTTGCTCATGTGTGTGTTCCTGATTCGTT includes:
- the lpdA gene encoding dihydrolipoyl dehydrogenase — its product is MSKNFDVVVIGGGPGGYIAAIRAAQLGFNTACIDEWKNEKGGPAPGGTCTNVGCIPSKALLQSSEHYEHASHGFAEHGIEVKGLGLNLEKMLGRKNTVVKQNNDGILYLFKKNKVAFFHGRGSFVKGDANGYEIKVAGAAEETITAKHVIVATGSNARALPGAEFDEKLILSNTGALSITEVPKKLGVIGAGVIGLEMGSVWRRLGAEVTVLEALPTFLGAVDEQIAKEAQKLLTKQGLAVNLGVKIGTIKTGKNSVSVEYTDAKGEAHTGEFDKLIISIGRTPNTIGLNAEGVGLKLDERGFIAVDGDCKTNLPNVWAVGDVVRGPMLAHKAEEEGVAVAERIAGQHGHVNFNTIPWVIYTSPEIAWVGKTEQQLKAEGVQYKAGTFPFLANGRARALGDTSGMVKFLADAKTDEILGVHIVGPMASELISEAVVAMEFRASSEDIARICHAHPSLSEATKEAALAVDKRALNF
- a CDS encoding ATP-dependent DNA helicase; this encodes MPAGADGAAPEEPGVHDAEIERLFGAGGPLGGAVGSYRPRHAQTEMAKAIAAAIASQGTLIAEAGTGTGKTFAYLVPALLWGGKTIVSTGTKTLQDQLFNRDIPTVRKALHAPVSVALLKGRSNYVCHFHLERTLQNGRLTAREDVGYLREISRFVKSTSSGDKAELTRVPETASVWNLVTSTRDTCFGAECQYYQDCFVMKARKEAQQADVVVVNHHLFFADVALKDTGIAELLPSANTVIFDEAHQLPDTATLFFGETITTSQVLELCRDVLAEGLAHARDGADWAGLVAPVERAARDLRLAFPEESVRLALNQIAPSSTFFPALDTLKDCMDGMIAVLEKQAERAETIEQCRDRANELLRQLENWGTPEELAKMQAQAAAKASKPAETQRAGEGDVEEEAPAQKPFYVLWIEAFQSSLQLHRTPLSIAPIFNKQREGTPRSWIFTSATLAVKKDFNHYAAQMGLWNAPAQSWPSPFNYGEQGLLYVPQNLPQPNSFEYTDAVIDAALPTIEAAGGRCFFLCTTLRAVNRAAERLRTEFKARGHDFPLFVQGEAGRTELLDRFRAAGNGVLIGSQSFWEGVDVRGDALSLVIIDKLPFSPPDDPVLAARISEMEKQGLNGFVHHQLPAAIINLKQGAGRLIRDEGDRGVLMICDPRIITKNYGRRIWQSLPPFKRTRELEVVQAFFREQDARRAAAAAAAGEDAAAEG
- the zapE gene encoding cell division protein ZapE; this encodes MDVRQFYEHSLSQRGYQPDEAQLRAIERLQRAYEEWVAYKAQRASTFKRLISRPAVPRGVYMWGGVGRGKSFLMDSFYSVVPVVRKTRLHFHEFMRDVHRQLDELKGISDPLDEVAKRIAKKYRLICFDEFHVSDIADAMILYNLLKGLFDHGVSFVMTSNYEPSTLYPDGLHRDRMLPTIALLKEKLDVMNIDAGIDYRKRVLEQVKVYHTPLNAKTDEELRSAFAAVAEAADEDPRVHIEAREIRALRRAGSAIWFDFATLCGGPRSQNDYLELASRFQTVILSGIPRMSAAMSSEARRFTWLIDVFYDHKVKLIMSAAVEPDELYTVGTLSNEFHRTVSRIIEMQSKEYLEADRRSIADSLS
- a CDS encoding YdcH family protein gives rise to the protein MTSTPREDIQRRIIELEVEHRDLDSVIDMLIRDDRSEDLQLRRLKKRKLQLKDHIALLKMQLVPDIPA
- the surE gene encoding 5'/3'-nucleotidase SurE; this translates as MKILISNDDGYLAPGINALAEALAPIADITVVAPDSNRSGSSNSLTLDRPLWVEQAANGFYYLNGTPSDCVHVALTGLLKERPDLIVSGINQGQNMGDDTLYSGTVAAATEGFLFGIPSIAFSQLHKGWAELDAAARIAREIVERRFDSLPKPYLLNVNIPNLPYGQIKGSVATRLGKRHVSEPVHKLTDPHGRDLYWIGPAGAAKDGGEGTDFHATANGYVSITPLQIDLTHTAQLDNLKKALA
- a CDS encoding flagellar brake protein, yielding MADHTSLVPVRASELSLGRPAPWPIYNEGGKLLLARGTRIDTPDQLAGLIENGLYRNARWIAEPDTESVPLPQARDVLRKKHGGKKPAKRAAAVRGQESVIALDEVRWRIGDTVWLQFADDASQRYAVSLVGCLPNRSILVTAPQKEGKQLFVREGQTFVVRALTGRRAYAFAAQLLKYQQTPFVYLHLSQPKEVRSTVIRQATRVPVGAEGYLAVDGASPLAASVIDLSLAGASLVATSLSGKVAASKGVTGKLRFVASVADQQLPLELPVVLRAVKSLGEADFHQYGVEFGQLTVRDKLVLSAYVYQELTLQE